A section of the Solitalea canadensis DSM 3403 genome encodes:
- a CDS encoding ribonuclease P protein component — translation MNTFKKEERLCSKKLIGELLQNGSSFLVYPFRVVWVNQPADLPRPFPAQILISVSKKRFKRANKRNYIKRLVREAYRVNKQEFLYHSLEEQNMAVAFMCSYIGNEIFTYTELEKKLKLLLERLKKEVVKSLPKV, via the coding sequence ATGAATACTTTCAAAAAAGAAGAACGATTGTGTAGTAAAAAGCTTATTGGTGAGCTTCTACAAAATGGTTCTTCTTTTTTAGTTTATCCCTTCAGAGTTGTATGGGTAAACCAGCCCGCCGACTTACCCCGCCCCTTCCCGGCTCAAATCCTAATCAGTGTTTCAAAAAAACGCTTTAAAAGAGCAAACAAGCGTAATTATATTAAGCGACTTGTTCGTGAAGCCTATCGTGTAAATAAGCAAGAATTTCTTTATCATTCTTTAGAAGAACAAAATATGGCTGTTGCTTTTATGTGCAGCTACATTGGGAACGAGATTTTTACATACACTGAATTAGAAAAAAAACTTAAATTACTGCTCGAACGTTTAAAGAAAGAAGTGGTAAAAAGTTTACCGAAAGTTTAA